A stretch of Paenibacillus peoriae DNA encodes these proteins:
- a CDS encoding alpha/beta fold hydrolase, whose translation MTTTNINEYSMHYMDSGEGMAILFIHPPVLTSLNFTYQIQGLSPHFRTIAFDIRGHGKSQPSEQTVTYPLIVKDIKHLMDRMSLDKVFLCGYSTGGSIVLEFLLTYPDRAWGGIVISGMSEVNEGRLRNKISLGIALSKIGAVGTLALSIAWSQTKQLSLLRKLFSDAKQGNPRNVEQYYRYSLKYNCTSRLGEIQLPVLLVYGEEDKHFHPYAKILHQQLPKSELVFIEKVDHRLPTKAAGSLNELIKQFVDRFSL comes from the coding sequence ATGACGACTACAAACATAAACGAATACTCCATGCATTATATGGATTCCGGTGAAGGAATGGCCATCCTATTCATTCACCCTCCAGTACTCACAAGCTTAAATTTCACATACCAAATCCAAGGACTCTCGCCCCATTTTCGAACTATAGCTTTTGATATCAGAGGACACGGTAAAAGTCAGCCTTCCGAGCAAACGGTTACTTACCCTCTCATTGTCAAGGATATTAAACATTTGATGGACCGGATGAGCCTTGATAAAGTATTTCTGTGTGGATATTCTACCGGAGGCTCGATAGTACTTGAATTCCTCTTGACTTATCCAGATCGGGCATGGGGAGGCATTGTTATCAGTGGAATGTCAGAAGTAAACGAAGGGCGACTAAGAAACAAAATTTCTTTGGGCATTGCTCTTTCCAAAATCGGTGCAGTCGGTACACTTGCCCTTTCTATTGCTTGGTCACAAACGAAACAGCTATCTTTGTTACGTAAGTTATTCAGCGATGCGAAGCAGGGAAATCCCAGGAATGTCGAGCAATATTATCGATACAGCTTGAAGTACAACTGCACCTCACGGCTCGGGGAAATCCAGCTTCCCGTCCTGCTTGTTTATGGTGAAGAGGATAAGCACTTTCATCCCTATGCCAAAATATTGCATCAACAATTACCGAAGAGTGAGCTTGTTTTCATTGAAAAAGTCGATCACCGCCTTCCTACGAAGGCCGCCGGATCATTGAATGAACTGATTAAGCAGTTCGTAGATCGCTTCAGTCTTTAA